From one Rhodopirellula islandica genomic stretch:
- a CDS encoding YggS family pyridoxal phosphate-dependent enzyme produces MAEPISKQQMACDEATAKSLIADNWNAVRQSVSETAERCGRSPDSVRVVGVTKYVDAEITDWLVEAGCHDLGENRPQLLESKFQTLDNSTIRWHQIGNLQRNKVRRLLPAEPLVHAIASERLLAALHNESLLQSRSIAGLIEINVSEEEAKTGLPIEQLEPLLVHWRDLAAASDSGLQIQGLMAMAGWGTDEAAAAKQFGKLRELRDRMESATGISLPELSMGMSGDYPAAIAEGATLVRIGTRLFQGVLPTG; encoded by the coding sequence ATGGCTGAACCAATCTCAAAACAACAGATGGCGTGCGACGAAGCGACTGCGAAGTCGCTGATCGCAGACAATTGGAACGCGGTCCGACAATCTGTATCTGAAACCGCCGAGCGCTGCGGGCGTTCCCCCGATAGTGTGCGAGTGGTCGGTGTCACCAAATACGTTGATGCCGAAATCACCGACTGGTTGGTCGAAGCAGGCTGCCATGACCTGGGTGAGAACCGTCCGCAATTGCTGGAGAGCAAATTCCAAACGCTCGACAACTCCACCATTCGCTGGCATCAAATTGGCAACTTGCAGCGAAACAAAGTCCGCCGCCTCCTTCCCGCCGAACCACTCGTTCACGCGATTGCCAGCGAACGGTTGCTCGCTGCGTTGCACAACGAAAGCCTGCTTCAGTCGCGTTCCATTGCTGGGTTGATCGAAATCAATGTCAGCGAGGAAGAGGCCAAAACCGGATTGCCCATCGAGCAGTTGGAACCGCTGCTGGTTCATTGGCGGGATCTCGCGGCCGCATCCGACTCAGGACTGCAGATCCAAGGCCTGATGGCGATGGCGGGCTGGGGCACCGACGAGGCCGCTGCCGCCAAGCAGTTCGGCAAACTGCGAGAACTTCGCGATCGAATGGAATCCGCCACCGGAATTTCACTTCCGGAATTGTCGATGGGAATGAGCGGCGATTATCCCGCCGCGATCGCCGAGGGCGCCACGCTGGTCCGCATCGGCACGAGGTTGTTCCAAGGTGTGCTGCCGACAGGTTGA
- a CDS encoding VWA domain-containing protein: MDTSQPKSDSPSRDRRDPVGGVIHSYQKYDPVAFPPPSQPPPDLVSPAFEQALMYGNFHELSEEDLANAVKLDPSQIAGLGPSIDFLKALLEDRKRKILETYEARTVQKKARKAFHQAAKRVRPPAKMEKLFQMAINQEQPFMIERLWYQAGDDNSDLARNLLATGSAMEDKHNLEELATKYDFIGNESMSIPKALEIKEELEKIDELLQQLEEAEKSAQIGLIDMDMLSEFAQPSDMEQLEDMRRQVENLMREQAERQGLERNKDGSGFRLTPQAYKIFQGRLLEQIFSELDPSRTGRHEGNVVGEGAVELQQTKPYEFGDSVANLDLPQTIINALLRQKDERPLRLHSDDIVVHKTRNHPKAATAVIMDMSGSMRYEGQYINVKRMALALQGLINSEYPGDFLKFIEMYTFAKLRTPGEIIECMPKQVTIHDPWVRLKCDMSNPDISEHEIHPHFTNIQHALQMARQNLATCDTPNRQVVLITDGLPTAHFEGEWLYMLYPPDPQTEEATMREAQLCAKEGITINIFLIPSWSQSEEDIRFAYRMAQSTRGRVFFTSGKNLDRFVLWDYVNNRRSIIA; the protein is encoded by the coding sequence ATGGACACTTCCCAACCCAAATCTGATTCGCCGTCTCGCGACCGACGCGATCCTGTCGGTGGGGTGATCCACTCCTATCAAAAGTACGATCCGGTCGCTTTTCCGCCGCCCAGCCAACCGCCGCCGGACCTGGTGTCGCCCGCGTTTGAACAAGCATTGATGTACGGCAACTTCCACGAATTGTCCGAGGAAGACCTCGCCAACGCGGTGAAGCTCGACCCCAGCCAGATCGCGGGCTTGGGCCCCAGCATCGACTTTCTGAAAGCGTTGCTGGAAGATCGCAAACGCAAGATCTTGGAAACCTACGAAGCTCGAACGGTTCAAAAGAAAGCTCGCAAGGCGTTTCATCAGGCCGCCAAACGCGTGCGACCACCCGCCAAGATGGAAAAGCTTTTCCAGATGGCGATCAATCAAGAACAACCCTTCATGATTGAGCGGCTGTGGTACCAGGCGGGCGACGACAACAGCGACCTCGCCCGCAATCTGCTGGCGACCGGTTCGGCGATGGAGGACAAACACAACCTCGAAGAGCTGGCAACCAAGTACGACTTCATCGGCAACGAATCGATGTCGATTCCCAAGGCACTCGAGATCAAAGAAGAACTCGAAAAGATTGACGAGTTGCTGCAGCAATTGGAAGAAGCCGAGAAGTCCGCTCAGATCGGTTTGATCGACATGGACATGCTCAGCGAGTTTGCTCAACCGAGCGATATGGAACAACTGGAGGACATGCGTCGCCAAGTCGAAAACTTGATGCGAGAACAAGCCGAACGCCAGGGCCTGGAACGCAACAAGGACGGCTCCGGCTTTCGCCTGACACCGCAGGCTTACAAGATCTTCCAAGGCCGTTTGCTGGAACAGATTTTCAGTGAACTCGATCCGTCACGCACCGGGCGTCACGAAGGCAATGTGGTCGGCGAAGGTGCCGTTGAACTGCAGCAGACGAAACCCTACGAATTTGGTGACAGTGTCGCCAACTTGGATTTGCCGCAAACGATCATCAATGCATTGCTGCGCCAAAAGGATGAACGTCCGCTGCGACTGCACAGCGATGACATTGTGGTCCACAAGACTCGCAACCACCCCAAGGCCGCCACGGCGGTGATCATGGACATGAGCGGGTCGATGCGGTACGAGGGCCAATACATCAACGTCAAACGCATGGCGTTGGCTCTCCAAGGATTGATCAACAGCGAGTACCCCGGTGACTTTTTGAAGTTCATCGAGATGTACACGTTCGCCAAACTGCGGACGCCGGGCGAAATCATTGAGTGCATGCCCAAGCAGGTCACCATTCATGATCCCTGGGTTCGCTTGAAGTGCGACATGAGCAACCCAGACATCAGCGAGCACGAAATCCACCCGCACTTCACCAACATTCAGCACGCGTTGCAAATGGCCAGGCAAAACCTGGCCACCTGCGACACTCCCAATCGACAGGTTGTGTTGATCACGGACGGTTTGCCAACCGCCCACTTCGAAGGCGAGTGGCTGTACATGCTGTACCCACCCGATCCGCAAACCGAAGAAGCGACCATGCGGGAAGCTCAGCTTTGCGCCAAAGAAGGGATCACGATCAACATTTTCTTGATCCCCAGCTGGTCACAAAGTGAAGAGGACATTCGGTTCGCTTACCGCATGGCCCAATCAACCCGCGGCCGAGTGTTCTTCACCAGCGGCAAGAACCTTGACCGGTTTGTGCTCTGGGACTACGTCAACAATCGCCGCAGCATCATTGCGTAA
- a CDS encoding outer membrane protein assembly factor BamB family protein gives MIAPRARFLIPPRLLASFRAIALVLVSFSLGWAESPLTQPDWPRFLNDDFSGSAKLTESAPKSIASLNWNDPPQCHWTLEVGDGYGIGVVRDNSYFHFDESNDTERIRKIDLTTGTVLWSRSYPLNYRDMYGYETGPRCSPTIAESGDGPDQAQIFTYGVAGQLTAWSCASGDQQWTTNLNEKYDVVQNFFGVGSSPLIVGDQVIVMVGGSPEEQQSLAPGRLGRAVPEGTLMVSLDRMTGEVRWTGGDDLASYSSPRTITLDGKGTLDGKDYLLMFARDHLWLLDPQDGQSLGKVYHRADILESVNAMVPIVAGNRVLISECYDAGAAVYDISVNGKQATFETVWKDPVGRRRSQSLRSHMSTPILHEDNLYACSGRNAPDSDFRCLDFATGEVKWTALDRRRSTATRLGDVLLVVKETGSLHVVRATPDQFDELAVWELETAAGDRPALRYPCWSAPVIVGNRMLIRGDQMVLCLSLPEHNPS, from the coding sequence ATGATCGCTCCACGAGCCCGCTTCCTGATCCCGCCCCGCCTGCTGGCCAGCTTCCGAGCCATTGCTCTGGTGCTGGTCTCATTTTCTCTCGGCTGGGCTGAATCCCCGCTCACTCAGCCTGACTGGCCCCGCTTTCTCAACGACGACTTCAGCGGCAGTGCAAAACTCACCGAGTCGGCTCCCAAATCCATCGCTTCCTTGAACTGGAACGATCCCCCCCAATGCCACTGGACGTTGGAAGTGGGAGACGGCTATGGCATCGGTGTGGTTCGCGACAACAGCTACTTTCACTTCGATGAAAGCAACGACACCGAACGAATTCGCAAGATCGACCTGACAACCGGAACTGTCCTGTGGTCGCGTTCTTACCCGCTGAACTACCGCGACATGTACGGGTACGAAACCGGTCCGCGATGCAGTCCGACCATCGCCGAATCGGGTGACGGTCCCGATCAAGCCCAGATTTTCACGTACGGCGTGGCAGGCCAACTCACCGCCTGGAGCTGTGCATCGGGCGATCAACAATGGACGACCAACTTGAACGAAAAATACGACGTCGTGCAGAACTTCTTTGGTGTCGGTTCGTCGCCGTTGATCGTCGGCGATCAAGTCATCGTGATGGTCGGCGGCAGCCCCGAGGAACAACAATCTCTGGCCCCGGGGCGGCTGGGCCGAGCTGTCCCAGAAGGAACATTGATGGTCTCGCTGGATCGAATGACCGGTGAGGTACGATGGACCGGCGGAGACGACTTGGCCAGCTACAGCAGCCCACGCACCATCACACTGGACGGCAAAGGCACACTGGACGGCAAAGACTACCTGCTGATGTTTGCCCGCGATCACCTGTGGCTGCTGGATCCCCAGGACGGCCAATCCCTCGGCAAGGTCTATCACCGGGCCGACATTCTGGAGAGCGTCAACGCGATGGTCCCGATCGTCGCTGGCAATCGAGTGCTGATCAGCGAGTGCTACGACGCGGGTGCGGCGGTCTATGACATCAGTGTGAATGGCAAGCAAGCCACATTCGAAACGGTTTGGAAAGATCCCGTCGGTCGCAGGCGATCTCAGTCATTGCGTTCCCACATGTCCACGCCGATCCTGCACGAAGACAACCTGTACGCCTGCAGCGGTCGGAATGCCCCCGACAGCGATTTCCGCTGCCTCGATTTTGCCACCGGCGAGGTCAAATGGACGGCACTGGATCGACGCCGAAGCACCGCGACCCGGCTCGGCGACGTGCTGTTGGTAGTGAAGGAAACCGGCTCGCTGCACGTCGTCCGGGCCACGCCGGATCAGTTCGACGAGTTGGCGGTCTGGGAATTGGAGACCGCTGCCGGCGACCGGCCCGCCTTGCGGTACCCGTGCTGGTCCGCTCCCGTGATCGTCGGCAATCGCATGCTGATTCGCGGCGACCAAATGGTGCTCTGCCTCTCCCTGCCGGAGCACAACCCATCCTGA
- the arfB gene encoding alternative ribosome rescue aminoacyl-tRNA hydrolase ArfB, translating to MARKLASRRGGIRKRARGAIIEIRSVRSEIKLLKWDPAADAGPHPRCIVEPETMADLHVTNRFIIAEADLNWSASRSGGPGGQNVNKVNSKVTLRWKPLPQTGFDEFWCKRFVTQFGTRINKEGEMVLHSETTRDQSRNLADARERLVSMLLGCRVPPKKRNATRPTLGSKRRRLEGKRQQSEKKRMRGKPRMDD from the coding sequence ATGGCTCGGAAGCTGGCCAGCAGGCGGGGCGGGATCAGGAAGCGGGCTCGTGGAGCGATCATCGAAATACGTTCGGTAAGAAGTGAAATCAAGTTGTTGAAGTGGGATCCGGCAGCGGACGCTGGTCCCCATCCAAGATGCATTGTAGAACCAGAGACCATGGCTGATTTACACGTCACAAATCGTTTTATCATTGCAGAAGCGGACCTGAATTGGTCGGCCTCGCGAAGTGGTGGTCCGGGTGGGCAGAATGTCAACAAAGTCAATTCCAAGGTGACGTTGCGTTGGAAGCCGCTGCCGCAGACGGGATTCGACGAATTTTGGTGCAAGCGTTTTGTCACCCAGTTCGGGACCCGCATCAACAAAGAGGGGGAAATGGTCCTGCACAGTGAAACGACGCGGGACCAGTCTCGAAACCTTGCCGACGCTCGCGAAAGGTTGGTCTCGATGTTGCTGGGATGCCGGGTGCCCCCCAAAAAACGCAACGCAACGCGACCGACACTGGGCAGCAAGCGGCGCCGGTTGGAGGGAAAACGCCAGCAATCCGAGAAGAAACGCATGCGTGGAAAGCCCCGCATGGACGATTGA